The window atgagaaaagaaatgtttttaacctggatttaaaaatgtctacatttggtgaaagtttaatctccactggcagtttgttccacttgtttgcagcataacagctaaatgctgcttctccatgtttagtctggactctggactggaccagctgacctgagtccttggatctaagagctctgctgggtttatattctctgaacatatcacagatgtattttgggcctaaaccgttctgggatttgtaaaccatcagcaggcttttaaaatctattctgtgactgactggaagccagtgtaaagattttaaatctgctgtgatgtgttcagatctcttagtccgggttaaaactcaagcagcagcgttctggattagctgcagatgtttaatgctctttttgggaagtccagttaaaagagcattacagtaatggagtctactggagatgaatgcatggatgagtttctcctggtctttttgggagaggaaacctttaattctgttgatgtttctgagatggtaaaaagctgccttggtgacagctttgatgtggctgctgaaagtcagatctgagtctatcaacactcagaggttacgaacttggtcagtgattgtaagggcccgagtctcaagatatttaccaacgctgaccctcttctctttgctcccaaacagaatgatctcagttttgtcttcatttaattgtagaaaattctctctcatccaggtgtttacttcctccagacactgacacagtacgtctgctgggctgcagtcgtccggtgacagagacacataaagttgtgtatcgtctgcataactgtgataattgatgttaaagttctgcaatatctgacccaaagggagcatatacaagttaaacagaagaggtccaagaattgacccctgggggactccacaagtcatggccacttgctcagattcatagctgccaattgtaacaaaataactccggccttctaagtaggacctgaaccagttaaggaccgctccagaaagtccaacccagttttccagcctgtgcaacaggattctgtgatctacagtatcaaacgcagcgctgaggtccaacataTATATGGAGTATATGGAATTATtaactgagtctggtccatttttttcttgtgtttaccttaaaagtTTATATTTTATAAACACAACGAAGTTGGTCAAAGAAGACATTGAAAATTGTTTTCCTTGTACTTGACTCCATTTTATGTTAAAACAAATCAACAGATTACAGATTTAAAGTTCTGTTGGATTTTATAAAAACTTCCCAACTCTTCAGGAAATGGGGGTTGTTGTTACACTGACAGAAATGTGGGCCTTTGTTCATAATTTGACCTAGCTGAGCGTTGTTACCGGAGATCATTGTCACCTTTATCATGATGATTAAAAGTGTTTGCTAATCACTGAGTTTCTTATCAGGCCACTGTGGCTGCCTTTGCAGCCAGTGAGGGTCATGCCCACCCAAGGGTCGTGGAGCTGCCCAAGACAGAAGAGGGACTGGGCTTTAACATTATGGGGGGAAAAGAACAGAACTCCCCTATCTACATCTCCAGAGTTATCCCTGGAGGGGTGGCTGATCGCCAAGGAGGCCTGAAgagaggagaccagctgctgtcTGTTAATGGAGTGGTAAGAAGCTTAAGCCCACTGTGAAGTTCAAGCCTACAAAAGGCTACACAAACTCAGACaagtttatttaatttaattttctttaataTATTCATAGAAAATAACTAACAATTCAAAATGTGTAAACATTCAAATTGAACCTTCTATTTTATAATAATTTGGTGGCTGGTTGGAATAGTACCCTGGGAGAACTTATAACATGCAGGACTTGTGTTTATGTAGAGTGTGGAGGGGGAGCAACATGAGAAGGCTGTGGAGCTACTGAAAGCTGCCCAGGGTTCTGTCAAACTGGTGGTCCGTTACACCCCAAAGGTCCTGGAGGAAATGGAGGCTCGCTTCGAGAAAATGAGGAGTGCCCGGAGACGACAGCAGCACACCAGTTACTCGTGAGACTGCTTGTTAGTCTGCAACTAGTCACTACTGTTATTTTGATATGTATTTGAAGTGTGTGCCAGTGTGCCCCATATCcaaatatatatagatatatagtcAAATTTAGATATACCAATCGTGGTTATATTCTTGTTTAATATTGagcatagaaaaaaaacatgcgtcCTGGCAACCATGCAGTATGCCACTCAGATAGACCCTAAATATAGCTTAATAGGTACAGTAACAGATAGAGCCAGCCAAAGGCATAAAAAGTTAGAAGTGGAAAGCTCCCTGCCATTTATAAAAAACCTTTCCTAGCGGTACCTCAGTACTCTTCTGAAGTAATGCTGCTAGATTGATTGACAGCCTGAGATAGCCGGAAGGGGGGCTCCCCTATCTTCTCTTCTTAAAAATGTGGCCAAACTATGTAAGTTCAGACCTAGCAGAGATGTTATACCATTCTGTTTTGGCAAATTAAGTCACATTTCCACTCACAGATCAAGTTAATCCCATGTACTAATAGGatcttaaccttgtagcacccaagcatatgaagaatcattgaaaaaaataattttggctcttcttgcatctttggtgggaataaaccaatatttttggaatttttggaattggggtatttttgatcattttaggcaatgttgcatatttgcaactgtgggctttcctgattaattttgttctcaaaaccaagtcattctctgcagatcgtttggcaaaaaaggtatagtgaaagttcaccagtaactgctgctaccacaataaaatgtatataatagacctttattgaacattcttaatacaaagtgcggaacgcaaccatcataaactttccattcaacaacaaatcaaacagatttcacagatctttgttgtgaaaaagtgaagcacatataaaatgcaaaaaatgtaatgtaaataaaaatataaataaaaatataatgtaaataaataatgtaaataaataaaaagcttgttgcatatctgcaactgtgggtgccaCAAGGTTAATATTGAGCCTCTGTGGATAGTCTCCTACAGTTTTACTGAATGAATGGCGCCATAGTTCTTTTTACTTTCTCTCCCCTCAGGTCTCTAGAGTCCAGGGACTGACTAAATACCTCTACACACGACATTGCCCAGCCTCCTGACACTTCTGTCATAGTGAGAGGTGAGAATATTGACGGAAGCACAAAAAAGAGGTAAAGAAAAAAACGAAAGTGGCCTGCCAACAGTTGTGACAGCTGTAACCCGAAGCCTTTGTTTCAATTTAGAGTTGCTatcccttttctcttttcatGTTCCTCAGAAGAATGCTGACTATGCTTTTTTTGTCAAACCATGCTTGTATTATCACATCCCCATAGTGTAATCATTGTGTGTGCTCTGACACATAATACTAAAAGGTTATTTTTAGTATGTGGCTTTACAATAATCCAGCATCAGTATCCTTTCAGTGtttacttttattgttttagttTATAGCACACTGCACTCATCAGCAGTGTTCAGTCTGCAGTAGAGCACATGAGCATGGAAAACGCCTACAGAGTTCACCACAATTTTTCCATGAGAGGCCTGTGTTAGATAGCTAACTGTTAGCACTACAGAGAGCTAGATTTACATAAGTAGTTAGCAAGTGTCACACAAATGTTTGAGatatttgtatttgtttatttgtgtgtttgtatgtttgaaTTATTGTCAATGAAATAAATATTAACTGTAAACCTGCTGAGTTGCATTCTACAGTTATTGAGTGACACAGCTGAAGTTAGCATTTTCATGGGGCAATTCAATTTCCAACAATGTCCTTCTGACATAATCTGAAAGCAGCTTGTCTGACTGCTGTTGTAGCTGATTATTGCCTCTATTATAGCTACCACAGATAGGCAAGGACTAGAAAGCATTTATACTTAgtgatcttgttttttttcttggggtTTCATTATTCCTTTGCTCACTGAGAAATATGGAATGCAGTATTCACACTGAGTTGGGCCTTAAGGATCATGCATCATTCACCATGtgaattcatttaaataatctTCTCGCCGAAGTTTGCGCTCTGAAAAGGAAATTCCCATATATGAAAATGCAACAAGCCCAGGGGCAAAGATTATCGTGTCACCGCCTAGTCTATTGCATACTTGTTCTATTATAACactcactcctacagatctttggtgtttattttcactttttagcaGTGTatctggttctctagcttaacatggctaccagttctctccctacatctcctgctttcacttgCTCCGTGTGTCAAATATTTAGTTACATctctacagagtctcctctaaattcaattcagttcaattcaattcatttttatttatatagcgccaaatacaacaaatgtcatctcaaggtacttagataataaagtccaattcaagccaattggaattcaattaattgtaatcataattattcataaaataatccaattcattcatatagagccaattcaaaaacaatttcctagctaaggaaaccaacagattgcactgaaacttttttttttttttcaatcttccgtcctgagcgtgcctgaggcgactgtggagagaaacgactcctttttaacaggaagaaacctctggcagaaccagactcaggaagggtggccatccgcctcgaccagctggggtttgagaagacagaaaggggggcggcactgtaacaccattcaaaggatacctgttggaacagggaaacacgagttaatgaccataataatatcacatatacataaagagagtaaagtgaggaaaggtgtgacagatgaggccccccagaaGTCTGgacctatagcagcttaactatgggatgtttcaggatcacctgagccatccctaactataagctttatcaaaaaggaaagttttaagcctggtcttaaaagtggaaagggtgtctgcttcccggacatttactggcagcttattccacagagaggggcctgataactgaaggctctgcctcccattctacttttagaaactctgggaacctcaagtaaacctgcagtttggga is drawn from Odontesthes bonariensis isolate fOdoBon6 chromosome 21, fOdoBon6.hap1, whole genome shotgun sequence and contains these coding sequences:
- the lin7b gene encoding protein lin-7 homolog B isoform X1; its protein translation is MMSSFYHPAKDSDMAPITEPLCLERDVCRVIELLDRLQRTGELPHPKLQALQRVLQSKFCAAIREVYEQLYDTLDIVGGHEVRAQATAKATVAAFAASEGHAHPRVVELPKTEEGLGFNIMGGKEQNSPIYISRVIPGGVADRQGGLKRGDQLLSVNGVSVEGEQHEKAVELLKAAQGSVKLVVRYTPKVLEEMEARFEKMRSARRRQQHTSYSSLESRD
- the lin7b gene encoding protein lin-7 homolog B isoform X2, giving the protein MMSSFYHPAKDSDMAPITEPLCLERDVCRVIELLDRLQRTGELPHPKLQALQRVLQSKFCAAIREVYEQLYDTLDIVGGHEVRAQATAKATVAAFAASEGHAHPRVVELPKTEEGLGFNIMGGKEQNSPIYISRVIPGGVADRQGGLKRGDQLLSVNGVSVEGEQHEKAVELLKAAQGSVKLVVRYTPKVLEEMEARFEKMRSARRRQQHTSYS